Sequence from the Penaeus vannamei isolate JL-2024 chromosome 25, ASM4276789v1, whole genome shotgun sequence genome:
cacacacacacacacacacacatatatatatatatatatatatatatatatatatatatatatatgtatatatatatatatatatatatatatatatatatatgcattatatgtatatatgtgaatatatatacatatatacatatatatatatatatatatatatatatatatattatatatatatatatatatatatatatatatatatatatatatatatatatatatatatatacatatatgtatcatatgtatatatgtgaatatatatacatatatatatatatatatatatatatatatatatatatatatatatgtgtgtgtgtgtgtgtgtgtgtgtgtgtgtgtgtgtgtgtgtgtgtgtgtgtgtgtgtgtgtgtgtgtgtgtgtgtgcgtgtgtgtgtgtgtgtgtgtgtaaatatatatatatatatatatatatatatatatatatatatatatatatatatatatgtatatatataagcattcatacatgtatatacatacatatattcaaacatagaCACGCATATACATCTTACATAGTACGCAAGTATGACTGTATGCATGTACAACACAAGCGcccatggctctctctctctctctctctctctctctctctctctctctctctctctctctctcttctctctctctctctcttctcttcttctcttctctctttcctcttcttcttcttcttcttcttctctcttctctcctcttctctttctctctcttctcttcttcttcttcttctcttctcttctctctctctctctctttctctctctctctcactctcactctttctctctctctctctctctcttctctcttcttcttcttcttcttctctctctctctcttcttcttcttctctctctctctctctctctctcttgcattgcgtctgtttgtatctgtTGTTGAAGATCCACGCCGATGGTAGGCTTGCAATACGTAGTGCTGAATGCAATAAAatgattttcagaaaaaaagaacagacaaaaGATCTCACGTTGACTTAATGCGCTTAAAAAAAGGTATTTCTCCAATAAATCCTAACCGTAATCTTGGTTTAGGGTATTTGTAGGGATTACTTTTttaaaatcccctcccccccccccaaaaaaaagcgtATACAGGAGACAAAcagcatatgtatttatagattgattgattgatggttagataggtagattgatggatagattagatagatagatttatatacagacagatatatatatatgttacagggAATACATGAAATTAGGGATTACACGTAAATCCTGAAATAATCAGAGATTTCACGTAATCGCTGTGATCATAGGTAAATACAGTTAAAACGTGACACctcaaaaaaagatgaaaatagaaggaaaaaaaaagaaaaaaattatacccATAGAGCAATTTATATGGTATATCAATAATGCATTGACCTTTAAATGGTAAAATATATCTGCAGGAGACTATGAGAatatgacgaagaaaaaaaatatggtcaCACAGATTACATGAAATCCCTGACAATTTCAGTGTTTACGTGTAATCCCTAGTTTCCCAAATTCACTGTaacatgagagaaagaagagagagagagagagagagtgagagagtgagtgagagagagagagagagagagagagagagagagagagagagagagagagagagagagagagagagagagagagagagagagagagagagagagagagagagagagagagagagagagagagagagagagaagagagagacaagagagagagagacagacaaagacagagagtcagagagacagacagagagagagagagagacagagacagagaaacagacagacagagacagagacagagagagagagagagagacagacagacagacagagagagagagaaagagagagagacagacagagagagagagtcagagagacagacagagagtcaaagagacagagaaagaaagaaagaaagagaagagaagagagagagagagacagagagactctctctcttctcccaccaccCATATATTGTCGTTAGTCCGTGCAGTCTCTTCCGGGAAGAGAGAACATCCGCTAACAccaaaatgtataaaaatataatgacTGATTGAATGCATGCAAGATTTAATTCATAATCGCGTGGGATCTTTTCACAGATGCTCtcggggaaagagataaaaaagaattgaTAATTAAACGGAGAGCACACGCTTTTTGCAGTAGGCCTACACAAATTTCCATGAAAGATATGACAAAAGACTGGCCTACATGTTGATAACAGTTAATGCAGTTTATAAACTTTTTcccggtttttttttctttattttctttttgttttattttttttctttttatttttcattttttttacttattacttaGATTCTAAATGTTTAAATATTCCTTAATCCTTGAGCAAAATCCTTGCATATTTTCACTACACTGACAATCTCAGTTCAAAGATTTCGAGGACGAAAAGTGACGAAAACCCGACGTcaaaaaaaatcccaataaacaaataaacaacgtagaaaataagaaaataaacaaataacgacaaaaatgacaCTAAACAGTTTTATTAGAAAGATCTGACCGCCAttttaaaaccattttttttttttctttcattttcacgtAACTGCCATCTAATTAAAGTTGTAACCTCTTCAACCCTTTATTAGATCGCTTTTATACAACTTGCTGTTTCCAAAATTGTTATTTACCGCTGAAATATTTGTCTTGCTGcttaagggaagaaaagaaaattttccATATGAATAATCAAAGCTGCTAATAggtaataaaagtttttttttttttttttttttttttttttttttttttttttttttagtgacatGCAAGATTACTTACTTTTGTCTTTGAGGAAATTCAAGCTTACATTTTTGTCTTGtggataatggggatgataagattattactaaaactattggtaatgattatattgatgatgatgatcgtggtgatgatgatgatgatgataactataatgaaaatgaaaataatgatgataacaatgacactgatgataatagtaataataaaaacgataaaacaggtaataaaggtaacaaaaatagtaattatgataaagataatggtcacgatcataataataatgataaccagaagcactcagagaggtCATACCTCCGCCAatcaacagggtcactgatgcaatttaaaaaaattaaatcctAAATCCGCATCATgaaccggatcaccaccaaatttaAATGGCAAATAAGTTAGGCCAAGACACACCTATGGTAAAAATTCCATAAAGCtccgttcataactttttgagttatcctgctaacagaCGAAGCAATACTATACTCCCACAACACCCACCAtccttagaaaaagaaaaaaaaaaaaaaaaaaaaaagaaaaaaaaaaaaaaaaaaaaaaaaaacttgtaaaaGCCAAATAATTTCAcacacaagagacagagacagagagagagagagagagagagagagagagagagagagagagagagagagagagagagagagagagagagagagagagagtgagagagagagagagagagagagagagagagagagagagagagagaatgagagagagagagagaaagagatagagatagatagatagatagatagacagatagacagatagacagatagagagatagagatagatagataaatagatagatagatatagagtgagagagagaaagagatggggatatagatagagatagatagacagagagagagagagagagagagcgacagacagacagagagagagagagagatatagatagagatagatagacagagagagagacatagatagacagagagagagaaatcataattcaatcttaaaaagagaagaagaaaaaacacaaaaacaaaaaaatcatcgaACAGGAACAGATATTTccaacatcaccccccccccaaaaaaaaaaaaaaaaaaaaaaaacacgggaagCTCTATATGCTGTGTACATTTCCCTAAGTGTACAGCGTGATGTCCATGTGATCTCTATACAGCAGGGAGATCACAGAgtatttattttatgataatggttatcattaatgTTCCCAGGTAGACGATAGAGCGCGAGGGACGAGTtgaataaatgatatattttatggAAATAGATGTGATGCTTCGTGTTATtagaaatgttattgttattaatgatattattattattattattatcattattattattattattattattattattattgttgttgttgttgtcgttgttgttattatcattatcattattattatcgttattatcattattattgttattattattattattgttattattattattattattattattattattattgttgttgttgttgttgttgttgttgttgttgttgttgttgttgttattattattattatcattattatcattactattattatcattattattattgttattgtcattattattattattattattatcattattattatcattatcattattatcattattatcattattattatcattatcattattatcactattattgttattactattattttcattattattattattattattattattattattattattattattattattattattattattattattattattattattattattattactattaatagtagtagtagtagtatcagtattagtatgtgttagtattagtattattatcattattattattattattattattattattattattattattatcattattattattattattattattatcattatcattattattattattatcattattattttttttattactattattattattatcattattattgtcattattattatcattagcatcatcatcattattattactagcatcatcatcattatcattattatcattattactattattattatgtatttttctattcgttgttattgctgctgttcatgtaactgtcattgtttttattggtatttttcttaattattattattattgtcattattgttattataattatcaattattgttattatcattatcatatcagtagtatattactattgttggtattattgttataacaataatgatcatagtaaaaattactactgttatcatcttattattattattattatcatttcattattattattattatcattattatcattattatcattattattattattattattattattgttgttattattataattattatcattattattaatcattattaacattattattatcattattatcattataaccattatcatcattattattattattatatatttttctattaattttgttattgctgctgttgctgttactgtcattgtttttattggtatttttgtgattataatcattattgttattgtcattattgttatcataattattatatcattattatcatcgtcatgacctttattattattatcattattattattattattattattattattattattattgttgttgttgttgttgttgttgttgttgttgttgttgttgttgttgttgttattattatcatttttataatagtaatgataatagtaataatgataattctcattattatcattattatcatcattactgttattattattattactatttttatcatttttattgttattattattattattattattattattattattattattattattattattattattattattattattattattattattatcattatcattatcattattattattattattattattattattattattattattattattattattattattattattattattattattatcattattatcattattattattattattatcattattgttatcattattatcatcatcataataataattatcattattgtcattaatattttcattattgttattactattattattattattattattattattattattattattattattattattattattattattattatcattattattattattgttattattattattattattattattattattattattattattattattattattattattattattattattattattattattattattattattgccattgtcatcattgtcattttcattattgttagtattactgttatcactattattattctgattatcattattataattgccattgtcatcattgttattttcattattgttagtattactgttatcactattattattctgattatcattattgttatttttgctatgtttttaattgttactattatcattattattaatatgattgttatcattgttgttattattaaaattgttattactgGCATTacagatgttattatcattatgatatcaatggcaataacagtgatgataataataaagaattaaaaagggtgagttgccagtttttgtttttttcgtttcttttctggaTGCATTATGCTGCCGAAGAAGGTCatcgaaaaaagagacaaaccacCTCGTTTTGTCATTTTATTCTCACGTGAGATCATGAGTTTCCATAAAGGGTCAAAGGTTAGGGGGTCACAGTGAGCGTTACACAATCAGGGCGTCGAGACAAGGTCAGATAGGGTCAAACAGAgtcacacacatagtcacatccATTGATTTTGGGGCCATTTTGGAATTCGGTTAATGAAGAGGTCAATATATGCGTATTCACTGAAGAGTtggaatttcttttcttttttttttcttcttgtggaAATTTTCTTtgcacgggggtggggggaggggtggggtggggggggtcataTCGACGTGGCAtgaatgatatatttttattcacaGAAAGAAagggtttatttttttaatattgtctTTGAttgttcactattttttttttgagtatgtcattttgattatatgtttgttttttctgataTATTAGCATTGATTACCACCCTCTATTTTAATTCATATGCGAAATGGCGTCCACAGCGCAGAGAGTTAGATAAACGTTTCTGCATTTGAAACGTTTCGTAATTTTGAAACACGTATTGAGTTTCACGGGCCATCGATGCCGTATCtcgttctttcgtcttctcttattaaaaagaaaaagaaaaaaaaaatatatatatgtaaacaccacAGCATACCTCTCCTACTCGTCGACGGAAATATAATCCGTAaaaatctttctccttttctctttttcttttatttatgtcgTTAATTCGCCAAGACGAAGGAGTCCCACGATCTATTTCCATCTACAAACTCAGGGAAAGGATGAGCTGTGAAGGATCCCGCCGGACGTCTCGTTTCCAGCCCCGGCGCTAATGGCGGGCGGTCCCCCGTGTCTCGTTTCCCGACTCTCCCTTCACAGTTCTGGGATTTACGGCTAATGgggagatttttattttcatttgactTTTCTCATTTTACGTTTAGTttttagagttttttttcttcagaaattTCACCTTTTTTCACACTTTTCTTATGTGTTATCGAGATATTTAAAGGAAAATTTGCGTTGATCAATTAGTTAAATATTTAACTTTACAGCGCGCACGAGTGGTTTTTTgtgcgcgggcgtgtgcgtgtgtacgtgtgtgtgtgtgtgtgtgtgtgtgtgtgtgtgtgtgtgtgtgtgtgtgtgtgtgtgtgtgtgtgtgtgttcgtgtgcgtgtgtgtgtgtgtgtgtgtgtgcgtgttcgtgttcgtgttcgtgtgcgtgtgtgtgtgtgtgtgtacgtgtgcgcgagtgtgtgtgtgtgtgtgtgttgtgcgtgtttgtgtatgtgtgtttgtgcacgtgtgtgtgtgcgtgtatgtttttacgcgtgtgtgtgtgtgtgtttgtgccactgtgtgtgtacgtgtgtgtgtttgtgcgtgtgtgcgtttgtgcgtgcgtgtgggtgtgttcgtgtgcgtgtgcgtatgtgtgtgtgtgtatgtgtgtgtgtgtgtgtgtgtgtgtgttacgaatTACCGTCGGTAGGAAGAAACGCCTTTAATCCAAACGATAAGGCGAATGAATAATGGAGTTTGAGGGATTTTAAGGAAtcgtctcctctcgcctctctctctctttgtctacatatatatatatatatatatatatatatatatatatatatatatatatatatatatatatatatatatatatatatatgtgtgtgtgtgtgtgtgtgtctgtctgtgtgtgtgggtgtgtatgtatatatataaatacatagatagatagatatagatatagatatgtatacatacatacatatatatatatgtatatatatatagatatagatagatagatagatagatagatagatagatagatatagatatagatatgtatacatgcatacataaatatacatatacagtatatatatatagatatacatacatgtatatgtatatatatatatatatatatacatatatttgtagatagataaatatatatatatatatatatatatatatatatatatatatatatatatatatttatatatgtgtgtgtgtatatgtatatatataagtaaatatatatatatatatatatatatatatatatatatatatatatatatatatatatatatgtatatatataaatatatatatatatttatgtatatatatatatatgtgtgtatatatatgtgtgtgtgtgtgtgtgtgtgtgtgtgtgtgtttgtttgtgtatgtatgtgtgtgtgtgtctgtctatgtctgttgtgtgtgtgtgtgtgtgtgtgtgtgtgtgtgtatgtgtgtgtgtgtgtgtgtgtgtgtgtgtgtgtgtgtgtgtgtgtgtgtgtgtgcatgagtgtgtatgtatatatataaatacatacatatatatatatatatatatatatatatatatatatatatatatatatatatatatatgttatatagatagatagatagatatagatatagatatgtatacatatatatataaatatatatatatatatatatatatatatatatatatatatatatatatatatatatatatatatatatatgctcacatacatacacatgtgtgtgtttctgtttgattATATTCGTCTGCATTCCTACTTCGTTTATCTCCCGATCTTCCGGCTGCGAGCACCTGTCCCGCCCCCGAGCCCCGAGCCCCGAGCGGCCGAGCCCCGAGCCCCGAGTGGCCGAGCCCCGAGCGGCCGGCCAATATCCTCTGTGCTCGGGGCCACAGAGTGTTCCTGTTGAGACAATTCCGAGAGTTGGGCGGCCGCGACTTTGCATTGTTGTGTTTGAGTTCAGGGCCGGTTTTGTTCAGATAAAACCCGGCGGCCTTGCGCTGGAGGGCGCGGGCGCGTGCCGGGGGCGGCGTCAGTgcctgatggtgatggtggcgacGCGCTGCGGGCAGTGGTTGTTGCGCGGGCGGCTCGGGAGGCGCAGCATGCGGGCGAAGGCGCGCCGGAAGTTGTGGTTGCACAGCGGGTACAGGACCGGGTTGAGCGCCGAGTTGAGGTAGCCCAGCCAGATGGTGGCCGTGTGCGCGTGCGCGGGCACGCACGTCTCGCACAGCGCCATGATGGGGAACAGCGTGAAGTACGGCACCCAGCACATCATGAAGCAGCCCACGATCACGCCCAGCTGCCGCGCCGCCTTCCGCTCCTTCGCCAGGTTGACCGTCTCCGCGCGGCGCCCGCCCGCGGCCGAGCcggcgccgccgccgcgcccctTCACCGTCGCGCGCTTCCGCGTGCCGTTGCTGGCGGCGGTGGCGTTGCGGGCGCTGCCAGGGGCGTGGGCGGCGTCGAACGGATGGCGCGCGTTGTTGCCgcggccgcccgcgccgccccagGTGCCGGCGGCGGGCGGCGAAGGGTGCCACGACGGGTGCGGCCGCGAGGAGCTCTGGTAGCAGTGGATGTGGTTGTGGTGCGGGCCCAGGCGCGCCCCCCCGCCGCCCTGCCGCCGCTGGTACTGGtacgcgtcctcctcctcctccgccgcctcctgctgctgctgcagcGCGAGGTGGCGGCCGCTGTAGCTGCGGCGCGCGGCGGCTGGCGAGTCGGGGTCGGCGTCGTCAGGCAGGTACTCGACGCTGACGGTGACGCCGGAGAAGTGGGAGCAGTCGTGGCGGCCCGGCGACACCACCGTCAGGCTCTGGAAGTGGCTGCGCGGGCCCTCGGCGGCCGGCGCGGacgcggaggcggcggcggcggccgcgcgGTCGCCGGAGCGCCGGGGCGACGAGGACGAGGCGTGCGCGCGCGGCGAGCGGCCTGCGCTGCGCGAGCGCGGGCGCGGCCCCTTCTCCGCCTCGCTGCAGGAGTCCGTCGGCAGGTCGTGGTTGGAGAAGTTGACGCGGCCGAGCGCCTGCCGCGTCTTAATCTCCTTGAAGATGCGGCAGTAGAGGTACAGCATGAGCGCCGTCGGCAGGTAGAAGTTGAGCGCCGCCGTGACGGCCTTGAAGGCGGCGCTGTTGGAGAACTCCGTCTCGCACACGTGCGGCGGGTGGAGGCGCTCGCCGCCCGTCGTCAGGTGGTGCCACGCCAGCACCGGCAGCAGCCACGCCATCGCCGCCGCCCACGACGCCCCGATCATGACGAGGGCGCGGCGCCGCGTCCGCCGCCGCAGATACCGCAAGGGCGCCGTGATCGACCAGTAGCGGTCCAGCGACAGGATCACCAGGTTGAAGATGGACGCCGTGGACGCCGTGTAGTCCGCCGACAGCCAGAACTGACACACCGCCAGACCCAGACGCCAGTCGcctgcgggaggagggaggggggttagagggagggaggaggggggttagagggaggggggaggggggttagagggagggaggaggggggttagagggaggggggaggggggttagagggagggaggaggggggttagagggagggaggaggggggttagagggagggaggaggggggttagagggagggaggaggggagtcacagacagacagacggagagaaagcgggaggaggagaatgaaattaGAACGAAAAAGGAGCAGAGGGGACGTTTcaaagtgaggagggaaaggacacGAGGGGACACGTGAGGGGGAGAACGGGAGACGGAGATGaacagaggaacagaagaagacgTAGGAATGACAGCTGACGCTTGAGCTTGAAGGGACTAAGGAAtgcaagaaggggagagaaggaaaaacgaagaagaaaaggaataggaaactactaagacgaaaaagaagaagaagaaaaaaaaaaaaaaccagcgaAAATTGAGAGTTAACGAAAATACTTTAAAAAGAAACTTAATTGAACGAAAGCAGAAAGTTGTAAAGGAGTAAAGCTAATCCAGAGGAAATTAGtggcgaggggagaggacagCAAAAGAAGGGGTTACGAGACGGAAAGCGGAAGAGGCAAAGACTGAAGAaacatggaagaaagaagggagataagatatagaaacgacaaaaaaactaaaaagtgaCTAAGATTTATACCAAAATCTTATTATCAAATTTAGTAAAAATCTGATATATAGATTAAAACACGAATTCAAGCATTCCGAAAATCGCTAAAATGGAAAAAGGTGTGAAAAAaggcaacaataaataaataaataataataataacaacaacaacaaatgaatacaacaaaatgaaaaaaaaaatcgacaatatTACCGAAAAACACCCACCAACTCCCCAAaattaagacaaacaaacaaacaaacaaacaaaaaacaattgcgAGAGTACCAACTCAGACGAGCTAGAATTTAAGTTCACGTAGAAAAAAGTTCATATATTTCTTCTCAGTCCAACAGGCGGTCTGGAGTGACGCTGGAATTCTCATTATGTCTCCGCGTCACACGACACCATATAGGACAGACTTTagcacagtcacatacacacacacacacacacacacacacacacacacacacacacacacacacacacacacacatatatatatatacatgtatatatatatatatatatatatatatatatatat
This genomic interval carries:
- the LOC113811389 gene encoding histamine H1 receptor-like; the protein is MDSLAAPYTEIDTTPFRSLDERFNFSFSSRLFPQGVIPRYEAPLDAGPPSRALDDSLPPDAAHHEAARACNFTLEADPFASGAGLDPSYALGRCDGPWDFVNASLWSANASSPPSAPPSSPAWNQTQLPPALNLSDVWDGGPLEGGTLGADWAGEGVQGEWGPGLLAVTGLALYTLALCTAVGNALVIHAIRTERRLQTVSNLFIMSLAAADLTVGVIVMPISAAYAMMGDWRLGLAVCQFWLSADYTASTASIFNLVILSLDRYWSITAPLRYLRRRTRRRALVMIGASWAAAMAWLLPVLAWHHLTTGGERLHPPHVCETEFSNSAAFKAVTAALNFYLPTALMLYLYCRIFKEIKTRQALGRVNFSNHDLPTDSCSEAEKGPRPRSRSAGRSPRAHASSSSPRRSGDRAAAAAASASAPAAEGPRSHFQSLTVVSPGRHDCSHFSGVTVSVEYLPDDADPDSPAAARRSYSGRHLALQQQQEAAEEEEDAYQYQRRQGGGGARLGPHHNHIHCYQSSSRPHPSWHPSPPAAGTWGGAGGRGNNARHPFDAAHAPGSARNATAASNGTRKRATVKGRGGGAGSAAGGRRAETVNLAKERKAARQLGVIVGCFMMCWVPYFTLFPIMALCETCVPAHAHTATIWLGYLNSALNPVLYPLCNHNFRRAFARMLRLPSRPRNNHCPQRVATITIRH